One genomic segment of Streptomyces sp. RerS4 includes these proteins:
- the nagB gene encoding glucosamine-6-phosphate deaminase, whose protein sequence is MEVVIVPDAKAGGELIAEAMAALVRRKPDALLGVATGSTPLPIYEALAAKVKAGQVDASKARICQLDEYVGLPAGHPESYRAVVLREVVEPLGLSEASFMGPDGSAEDVQAACEAYDRALAAAGGVDLQLLGIGTDGHIGFNEPCSSLASRTRIKTLTEQTRVDNARFFDNDIDQVPHHVITQGIGTILDARHLVLLATGEGKAEAVAQTVEGPLSALVPASALQLHRHATVVVDEAAASKLKLADYFRHTYANKPAWQGL, encoded by the coding sequence GTGGAAGTTGTCATCGTCCCGGACGCCAAGGCAGGCGGCGAGCTCATCGCGGAGGCCATGGCCGCCCTGGTCCGCCGCAAGCCCGACGCCCTGCTGGGCGTGGCGACCGGCTCTACCCCGCTGCCCATCTACGAGGCCCTCGCCGCCAAGGTCAAGGCCGGGCAGGTCGACGCCTCCAAGGCCCGGATCTGCCAGCTCGACGAGTACGTCGGCCTGCCGGCCGGGCACCCCGAGTCCTACCGCGCGGTCGTGCTCCGCGAGGTCGTCGAGCCCCTGGGCCTGTCCGAGGCCTCCTTCATGGGCCCCGACGGCTCCGCCGAGGACGTCCAGGCCGCCTGCGAGGCCTACGACCGGGCGCTCGCCGCCGCCGGCGGGGTGGACCTCCAGCTCCTGGGCATCGGCACGGACGGGCACATCGGCTTCAACGAGCCCTGCTCCTCCCTCGCCTCCCGCACCCGCATCAAGACGCTGACGGAGCAGACCCGCGTGGACAACGCGCGCTTCTTCGACAACGACATAGACCAGGTGCCCCACCACGTCATCACCCAGGGCATCGGCACCATCCTCGACGCCCGCCACCTGGTGCTGCTGGCCACCGGCGAGGGCAAGGCCGAGGCCGTCGCGCAGACCGTCGAGGGCCCGCTGTCCGCGCTGGTCCCGGCCTCCGCGCTCCAGCTGCACCGGCACGCGACCGTCGTCGTGGACGAGGCCGCCGCCTCCAAGCTGAAGCTGGCCGACTACTTCCGCCACACCTACGCCAACAAGCCGGCCTGGCAGGGTCTGTAG
- a CDS encoding PAS domain-containing sensor histidine kinase, translating into MNDLVRQHTALGETDLEWLHLLVSEWQLLSDLSFADLVLWVPTLDGTRYVSVAQMRPNTGPTSYQDDMVGHLVPRGRRPLLDAALDEGRIVREGDPEWREEVPVRVESIPVRREGRVLGVIARNTNLLTVRTPSRLELTYLQSASDLAQMIAAGSFPFPGQQVDMDASPRVGDGLMRLDAEGVVTYASPNALSAYHRLGLAADLVGQHLGTTTAELAPTRGPVDEAIVKLASGWAPRETEVEGNGGVIQLRAIPLKPKGTRIGSLVLCRDVTELRRRERELITKDATIREIHHRVKNNLQTVAALLRLQGRRMDSPQAREALNEAVRRVGSIAIVHETLSQNLDERVEFDEIADRVIAMVSEISPGKVECRRTGRFGILDAEVATPLSMVLTEILQNALEHAFTQGEGGRVEVSAVRSGVGREAARLLITVLDDGCGLPEGFDPQRAGNLGLQIVRTLVEGELGGTFDMVRAEPRGTKVVLDVPTGPQK; encoded by the coding sequence ATGAACGACCTCGTACGCCAGCACACCGCTCTGGGTGAGACCGACCTGGAGTGGCTCCACCTGCTGGTCTCGGAGTGGCAGCTGCTCTCCGACCTGTCCTTCGCCGACCTCGTGCTCTGGGTCCCCACCCTCGACGGCACCCGCTACGTGTCGGTCGCGCAGATGCGCCCCAACACCGGCCCCACCTCCTACCAGGACGACATGGTCGGCCACCTGGTCCCGCGCGGCCGCCGCCCCCTGCTCGACGCCGCCCTCGACGAGGGCCGCATCGTGCGCGAGGGCGACCCGGAGTGGCGCGAGGAGGTACCGGTCCGCGTCGAGTCGATCCCGGTCCGCCGCGAGGGCCGCGTCCTCGGCGTGATCGCGCGCAACACCAACCTGCTCACCGTGCGTACACCGAGCCGACTGGAGCTGACCTACCTCCAGTCCGCCTCCGACCTCGCCCAGATGATCGCCGCCGGCTCCTTCCCCTTCCCCGGGCAGCAGGTCGACATGGACGCCTCCCCGCGCGTCGGCGACGGCCTCATGCGGCTCGACGCCGAGGGCGTGGTGACGTACGCGTCCCCCAACGCGCTCTCCGCCTACCACCGCCTCGGCCTCGCCGCCGACCTGGTCGGCCAGCACCTGGGCACCACCACCGCCGAACTCGCCCCGACCCGGGGCCCGGTGGACGAGGCGATCGTCAAACTCGCCAGCGGCTGGGCCCCCCGCGAGACCGAGGTCGAGGGCAACGGCGGCGTGATCCAGCTGCGCGCCATCCCGCTCAAGCCCAAGGGCACCCGGATCGGTTCCCTCGTCCTGTGCCGCGACGTCACCGAACTGCGCCGTCGCGAACGTGAACTGATCACCAAGGACGCCACCATCCGGGAGATCCACCACCGGGTGAAGAACAACCTCCAGACGGTGGCCGCCCTCTTGCGGCTCCAGGGCCGCAGGATGGATTCGCCGCAGGCGCGCGAGGCGCTGAACGAGGCGGTGCGCCGCGTCGGTTCGATCGCGATCGTGCACGAGACGCTCTCTCAGAACCTGGACGAGCGCGTGGAGTTCGACGAGATCGCCGACCGCGTGATCGCGATGGTCTCCGAGATCTCGCCCGGCAAGGTCGAGTGCCGGCGCACCGGCCGGTTCGGGATCCTGGACGCGGAGGTCGCCACCCCGCTGTCGATGGTGCTCACCGAGATCCTCCAGAACGCGCTGGAGCACGCCTTCACCCAGGGGGAGGGCGGCCGGGTCGAGGTGTCCGCCGTCCGCTCCGGCGTCGGTCGCGAGGCCGCCCGCCTGTTGATCACCGTGTTGGACGACGGGTGCGGTCTGCCCGAGGGCTTCGACCCCCAGCGCGCCGGCAACCTCGGGCTGCAGATCGTACGGACCCTCGTGGAGGGCGAACTCGGCGGCACCTTCGACATGGTGCGGGCCGAGCCGCGCGGCACGAAGGTCGTGCTCGACGTGCCGACCGGCCCGCAGAAGTAA
- a CDS encoding WhiB family transcriptional regulator, with product MDWRHNAVCREEDPELFFPIGNTGPALLQIEEAKAVCRRCPVMEQCLQWALESGQDSGVWGGLSEDERRAMKRRAARNRARNATA from the coding sequence ATGGACTGGCGTCACAACGCCGTTTGCCGCGAGGAAGACCCGGAACTCTTCTTCCCCATCGGCAACACCGGTCCTGCGCTGCTGCAGATCGAGGAAGCCAAGGCCGTCTGCCGCCGTTGCCCCGTCATGGAGCAGTGCCTGCAGTGGGCGCTTGAGTCCGGTCAGGACTCCGGCGTCTGGGGCGGTCTCAGCGAGGACGAGCGCCGCGCCATGAAGCGCCGCGCCGCTCGCAATCGGGCGCGTAACGCCACCGCCTGA
- a CDS encoding diacylglycerol kinase family protein, with protein MRALLVANPAATTTSARTRDVLTHALASEMKLEAVTTEYRGHARDLGRKAAHEGVDLVVALGGDGTVNEVVNGLLHDGPDPERLPGLAVVPGGSTNVFARALGLPNDAVEATGALLDALRERRERTVGLGLAAGIPGTEDEAAPARWFTFCAGFGFDAGVVGRVEQQRERGKRSTHALYVRQLMRQFWEEPNRRHGTITLERPGADPVTELVLSIVCNTSPWTYLGNRPLYASPEASFDTALDVLALDRLSTSAVARYATQLLTSTPERGPRGKHAVSLHDLTDFTLHSKVPLPFQMDGDHLGLRTSVRFTGVRRALRVIV; from the coding sequence ATGCGTGCACTCCTCGTGGCCAACCCAGCAGCGACGACCACCAGTGCGCGCACGCGCGATGTCCTGACCCACGCCCTGGCCAGCGAGATGAAGCTGGAGGCGGTGACGACGGAGTACCGGGGTCACGCCCGCGACCTGGGACGCAAGGCCGCGCACGAGGGGGTCGACCTCGTGGTGGCGCTGGGCGGGGACGGCACCGTGAACGAGGTCGTGAACGGGTTGCTGCACGACGGACCCGACCCGGAGCGGCTGCCGGGACTGGCGGTGGTCCCCGGCGGTTCCACGAATGTGTTCGCCCGCGCGCTGGGGCTGCCGAACGACGCGGTCGAGGCGACGGGCGCCCTGCTGGACGCGCTGCGGGAGCGGCGCGAGCGGACGGTGGGCCTCGGGCTGGCGGCCGGCATCCCGGGTACCGAGGACGAAGCGGCGCCGGCGCGCTGGTTCACGTTCTGCGCGGGCTTCGGCTTCGACGCCGGCGTCGTGGGCCGCGTCGAGCAGCAGCGCGAACGCGGCAAGCGTTCGACGCACGCCCTCTATGTGCGACAGCTCATGCGTCAGTTCTGGGAAGAGCCGAACCGCAGGCACGGCACGATCACGCTGGAGCGGCCCGGCGCGGATCCGGTGACGGAGCTGGTGCTGTCGATAGTCTGCAACACCTCGCCGTGGACGTATCTGGGCAATCGTCCGCTGTACGCCTCTCCGGAGGCGTCGTTCGATACCGCGCTTGACGTATTGGCCCTGGACCGTTTGTCAACTTCGGCCGTCGCCCGATACGCCACACAGCTCCTGACCTCGACTCCTGAGCGCGGTCCGCGCGGCAAGCACGCGGTGTCTCTGCACGATCTGACCGACTTCACCTTGCATTCGAAGGTTCCGCTCCCCTTCCAGATGGACGGGGACCACCTCGGACTGCGCACCAGCGTTCGGTTCACAGGCGTACGCCGTGCACTGCGTGTGATTGTGTGA
- a CDS encoding RNA polymerase sigma factor SigF — MSGGEIPVRGGDRPRVRHEVDGGIPEQQHARPHPADADAEDGFLDSAERRAGPMSENEHDHTQPPEAAATAPAPVVPGVPVVPVGPVALPDPRDRSGARALFFELRELPEGSPERAELRNRLVRMHLPLVEHLARRFRNRGEPLDDLTQVATIGLIKSVDRFDPDRGVEFSTYATPTVVGEIKRHFRDKGWAVRVPRRLQELRLSLTTATAELSQQHGRSPTVHELAERLGISEEEVLEGLESANAYSTLSLDVPDTDDESPAVADTLGSEDEALEGVEYRESLKPLLEGLPPREKRILLLRFFGNMTQSQIAQEVGISQMHVSRLLARTLAQLREKLLVEE; from the coding sequence GTGAGCGGCGGGGAGATCCCGGTGCGGGGCGGGGATCGGCCCCGGGTACGACACGAGGTCGACGGCGGCATCCCGGAGCAGCAGCACGCCCGGCCGCACCCGGCTGACGCGGATGCGGAAGACGGCTTTTTGGACTCGGCGGAGCGACGGGCGGGCCCTATGAGCGAGAACGAGCACGACCACACACAGCCACCGGAGGCCGCTGCCACGGCCCCGGCCCCTGTGGTTCCAGGGGTTCCGGTGGTGCCGGTGGGGCCGGTGGCCCTGCCGGATCCCCGGGACCGCAGCGGTGCGCGGGCCCTGTTCTTCGAGCTGCGCGAGCTGCCCGAGGGATCCCCGGAGCGGGCGGAACTGCGCAACCGGCTGGTCCGGATGCACCTGCCGCTGGTCGAGCACCTGGCGCGCCGCTTCCGCAACCGGGGCGAGCCGCTGGACGACCTCACCCAGGTCGCCACGATCGGCCTGATCAAGTCCGTGGACCGGTTCGACCCGGACCGCGGGGTCGAGTTCTCGACGTACGCCACGCCCACCGTGGTCGGCGAGATCAAGCGGCACTTCCGTGACAAGGGCTGGGCGGTACGGGTCCCCCGGCGCCTCCAGGAGCTGCGGCTCTCCCTGACCACCGCGACGGCGGAGCTGTCCCAGCAGCACGGTCGTTCGCCGACGGTGCACGAGCTGGCGGAGCGCCTCGGGATTTCCGAGGAGGAGGTGCTGGAGGGGCTGGAATCGGCCAACGCCTACAGCACGCTCTCCCTGGACGTGCCCGACACGGACGACGAGTCGCCGGCGGTCGCGGACACGCTGGGCTCGGAGGACGAGGCGCTGGAGGGCGTCGAGTACCGCGAGTCCCTCAAGCCGCTGCTGGAGGGACTGCCGCCGCGGGAGAAGCGGATCCTGCTGCTGCGGTTCTTCGGCAACATGACCCAGTCGCAGATCGCGCAGGAGGTCGGCATCTCCCAGATGCACGTCTCCCGGCTGCTGGCCCGCACCCTGGCCCAGCTCCGCGAGAAGCTCCTCGTGGAGGAGTAG
- a CDS encoding anti-sigma regulatory factor, with protein MSQIAGEPGTQDFVEVRLPAAGAYLSVLRTATAGLAARLDFTLDEIEDLRIAVDEACAILLQQAVPGSVLSCVFRLVDDSLEVTVSAPTTDGRAPERDTFAWTVLSALAGKVEATVEENRTVSISLYKQRGAGPGPA; from the coding sequence GTGTCCCAGATCGCAGGCGAGCCCGGGACCCAGGACTTCGTGGAAGTCCGGCTGCCGGCTGCGGGTGCCTACCTGTCGGTGCTGCGAACGGCCACGGCCGGCCTCGCGGCACGTTTGGACTTCACCCTCGACGAGATCGAGGACCTCCGCATCGCGGTGGACGAGGCCTGCGCGATCCTGCTCCAGCAGGCCGTGCCCGGCTCCGTCCTCAGCTGCGTCTTCCGTCTCGTGGACGATTCGTTGGAGGTGACCGTCTCCGCGCCGACCACGGACGGACGGGCACCCGAGCGCGACACGTTCGCGTGGACGGTCCTGTCGGCACTGGCCGGCAAGGTCGAGGCCACGGTCGAGGAGAACCGGACAGTGAGCATCAGCCTCTACAAACAGCGCGGCGCGGGGCCAGGCCCGGCGTGA
- a CDS encoding UBP-type zinc finger domain-containing protein, with protein MSECTHVAELPRPEPVPHALTCPECEAIGSHPVQLRMCLGCGYVACCDSSPFRHATAHHERTGHPVMRSFEPGETWRWCFVDGSIV; from the coding sequence ATGAGCGAGTGCACCCACGTTGCAGAACTGCCGCGCCCCGAGCCTGTCCCGCATGCGCTGACCTGTCCGGAATGTGAGGCGATCGGAAGCCATCCCGTCCAGTTGCGGATGTGCCTGGGGTGCGGATACGTGGCCTGCTGCGATTCCTCCCCCTTCCGGCACGCGACCGCGCACCACGAGCGGACCGGCCATCCGGTGATGCGCAGCTTCGAGCCGGGAGAGACGTGGCGGTGGTGTTTTGTCGACGGTTCGATCGTCTGA